A genomic stretch from Leptotrichia sp. HSP-536 includes:
- a CDS encoding PASTA domain-containing protein, protein MATKYKFNYGKFFRIIIVLLCLVTLAIFGKDVFERHFFNTRLTVIPNVVNLDKKDAIKYLKEAGLKVKVINSKTEKVPLDTVYNQDPRPGKEVKVNRVIRIWVNNGEDVKVPNIVGLELLEARSRLKGQNIQIETIDYFPSNQKYNTILGVYPKPGTKLEVNQKISILVSSQQMVDPSVMPNITGLDINDARELLKQIGLEIGSVSQTSDPTLPVNTIISTNPAAGTKIQRGQKVSVVVNSGAAVRKRERSTEEIIRQQPNVNEREIEKAIDDKINQIDRQNNNPENSQQQGGERRNNDDTSTSPPGDSNADDDE, encoded by the coding sequence ATGGCCACAAAATATAAATTTAATTATGGTAAATTTTTTAGAATTATTATTGTACTGCTTTGTTTAGTGACGTTGGCAATATTTGGAAAAGATGTTTTTGAGCGTCATTTTTTTAACACTAGGCTTACAGTAATACCAAATGTCGTTAATCTTGATAAAAAGGATGCGATAAAATATCTGAAGGAAGCTGGACTAAAAGTTAAAGTTATTAACTCCAAGACAGAAAAAGTTCCATTGGACACTGTTTATAATCAGGATCCACGTCCAGGAAAGGAAGTAAAGGTAAACAGGGTTATTAGAATATGGGTAAACAATGGAGAAGATGTAAAAGTACCTAATATAGTCGGACTGGAACTATTAGAAGCAAGGTCTCGGCTAAAAGGACAGAATATTCAAATTGAAACAATTGATTATTTTCCATCTAACCAAAAATACAACACAATTTTAGGAGTCTATCCAAAACCTGGTACAAAACTTGAAGTCAATCAAAAAATTTCAATATTAGTATCTTCACAGCAAATGGTAGATCCATCAGTTATGCCAAATATAACTGGGCTTGATATAAATGATGCTAGAGAACTGTTAAAGCAGATTGGACTTGAAATTGGCTCTGTATCTCAAACGAGCGACCCAACATTACCAGTAAATACAATTATTTCCACAAATCCTGCGGCTGGAACGAAAATACAGCGTGGACAAAAAGTATCTGTTGTGGTAAATAGTGGAGCAGCTGTAAGAAAACGAGAAAGATCGACTGAAGAAATTATCAGGCAACAGCCAAATGTAAATGAAAGAGAAATTGAAAAAGCTATTGATGACAAAATAAATCAAATAGACAGACAAAATAATAATCCTGAAAATTCTCAGCAGCAAGGTGGCGAACGACGGAATAATGATGACACATCAACTTCTCCACCAGGCGATAGTAATGCTGATGACGATGAGTAA